The genomic region GGACTTCGGAACGAATTTCTGGAACAACGAAATGAACAAAATCTACTAATCTCGCAACCTGTACCACTCACGACGCGAGTTTATTCGGGTTGCCTATGATGAAGTTGGCATTGTCGAAACTCGCCTTGCTTCGGATGGCGATCGGGTTCAAGTCTCTCCTCTCGTATCCGGAGTTGTCGTACGCATGGCTGGGAGTTTCAGGGGCCGAGTGTGAAGTTTCGTAGAGTTTCGGCCGTCTGGAACAACAAAAATCTCAGTTTTGTGCTACCACGACATTTCAACAGGACCGAGATCTGTTTCGGCAACGATCAAAACTACAAAGCGGTTTCTGTCGCAATATTTGGTCGAGATAAGTGTGTTTGTGAGAGTTATGAGCTCACCATAGTCTTTTATTGTATTGCACCCGGTGGAACTAAATTTACCGGGGGAGTGTTTGAGGAGAGTCGAAGggaattcaaaaattgaacgattttccaaaataaagTGAAGTTTTTGTGTATATTGTGATTGGTGACATTAAGTACTCGAGTCGAGTGGCTTTCCGATTATTAGTAGTGTCACAATCAATATTTATCAAGAGCTGAGCGACCTATTTCCGATTTGTTATCTTGTAAATATCCCAACTTACTGCAGTTTGAAGTTGACGAATGGTTCGAGGGCTTTGAGGCgttttgtcaaaataaagtTCCACACGTAGAGTCCAACAACTCCGCACAACAGAAGAACATTAACTCCTCCCAGAACACTCACAGCTACGACGAAATCTCTTTGTAAATCGTCCACCTGAAAGTAGAAGAGCTTCCCTTATACCAAAATGCGATTTTACTCCAGCACAAAAACTTACTGTAGAAGACATTTTCTTTCAGTTCACCAACCACAGTGGTAGTTTCTGATTAAAAGTTCTGTAGCTTACTAACTGTCGGAACGAACGCGCCTTCATTAATTGGAATAAGCTTATCTTTGTAATCTTTATCGCAGATTATAAACTTATTGTTTAAGTTTCATCAATCACAATGTACGTTTATTTCCTCACATATTTCCTCACGTCGTCAataaaattcaagaaaatatttttcctgcaAATTAAACAACGCATCGCACCGGCATCTTTATCTCTGAGTGATGACtctaatattatttattggaGTTGCGACATAGACAACGAACGTAGTAATTGTTTCGTTTTCTCtatagtttgtctcaattctaaatttccaccacctgttgaattatgttggcaaaataaaaatatttctaaattggggattcttaataaccaaagttggcaatataattatttcacaaacatgattcgaaaacattaaaatagttcataagtttattttgcttttagaatttgattttctacctacttactcgtacttgctgcattttaaaaaaggttttcgttcttttcctttattctaaaattttgagttgtaaaaacggaaattgacagataacctaacaaatacaatctgacgcatttttcaccaaacagtgttgcccattgtatttccaacgtagaatgcagtgttggtggaaatttagaattgagacaaacttTAGTTCAAAATTTGcgaatgaataatttatttgtgtgGGTGATGACTGTTGGCAATTTCTTAGTTCGGTTTGAATAATAgtagtaataataatgatgTTATTGATGTTGGGTAAGTCCTCGGTGTTATAAAACAAGCCTTTGTGGGGTAGTtaaacaaaatctttttttaatcttctGTTGGTTGTGTTGATAGTGATCAACAGCTGTTGGTGGTTAACGAGAAAATATTTAGATTTTAGAGTCAAATTGTTTCTCTGAATTCTTGTTCCAGACGATATTTTTATAGTCGATTCACCATGAATGTGGATAAGAGGTACgattggcttaaaaaaaaaacgggaactgtcagaaaaagttctggcagattttattaaatttttatagtttgaaacggccttttagaatttaggttaaaaaactgcacttatgtgtcaaaTACTACtatcaaacagacacaaattgacataaactgacaaattaaatttccaattcacattaggtcaaatttcatttcccgttttttttgaagccaactgtaactgagatttatttttatcatgttggataaaatgacttaattttatattttttcctgtaACAAATATTACATGATTGTTCCGACATTCAAATCTGAACaatgttgtctaatttaatttcattaaaaattcctgttttTAGTTAAGTATTCATTAAATAATGATTCAACTCGAAATACGTTCAAGTTGGCAACGATGTTACCGTTTTCGTCACATAACTAATTTAACCTTAACTGAAATCAACCTAACTTAACACGAAAGCGATCAATTTCTGTtagggaattttatttatttgagaattttctcctgtgtgaacggattttgataaatgtcgcaACTTGTCACaacaaaacgtcaagctaattttaaagattttaagcgatttggggCGTTTAAGGGACtcctcgaacaaaaaaacgtttttctataattgattgagaaaattgaaattcacgcatagttatctgtgcctgaagtgggtcattttctgacgtgtattttttttgcattgttagtaagatcgaaaccatagaaaccatacaaaacagtgtgtgaaatgcaatttcacgcatacgactatttctgtttttcatttcacgcactgttttttattagttacctagccacatggtcactgcattgaaacttcagagttccttcaaaaatttgaatttttaatttcaattttttgaatcaattatagaaaaaatattgtttatacaggctgtttgatgaaaaacgcctcaacccataacttttttatttattacccgatttcaatgagcaaaaaaatcaaagatatggtttttcaagcgctactagacagccataaaatgtattttttttggcgttatcttcaatagctaacgatagtcaactttttttttttaaatggacacatgtagttttttaggctcggtctggtaaggtttttttttctgaatctaatgatgtattgaaagttatcatttggttcatagctaactgaaaaaaaataaaacaattttttttggttcagcttattataaaatttttagagTGCTGTggaaaacaatcggaatacaaagtacgataaatgtcatctaaacgtcagcttagaaattttcatctgcttttttaaactttttttatttaagtttaaaataacattgtcagtcatgcaggatagcagtcatttgactattattttatgttcgagtgtaataaaaatcgtaattcgtcaaaaacaaaaagttaatagaaaaaattattattattaggtattaTTCATGTTTCTTCATGAATCTTCAAGAttcacctgaaaattttcaaactcacacttgacatttgttgctatttgtattccaattgtttttcacggcacactcgaaaatttcataataagctgaaccacaattaaaaattgttttatttttttctcagtcatctatggaccaaacgataacttttaatacatcattagattcagaaaaaaaaactttaccagactgagccgaaaaaactacatgtgtctattaaaaaaaaaagttgaccttcgttagctactgaaaataacgccaaaaaaaaaacatatggctgcttcgtagcgcatgaaaaccATATCCTTGGTTTTTTACAATGACGTTATATCGAACTAGATGCGCCGTAGAGTGAGAGGCATTGACTTCTACATAGAAGTGAGACAGCGA from Tenebrio molitor chromosome 8, icTenMoli1.1, whole genome shotgun sequence harbors:
- the LOC138136337 gene encoding uncharacterized protein — translated: MSSTVDDLQRDFVVAVSVLGGVNVLLLCGVVGLYVWNFILTKRLKALEPFVNFKLQRPKLYETSHSAPETPSHAYDNSGYERRDLNPIAIRSKASFDNANFIIGNPNKLASNSFRSPDYLDLDSRFY